From one Chanodichthys erythropterus isolate Z2021 chromosome 3, ASM2448905v1, whole genome shotgun sequence genomic stretch:
- the LOC137016973 gene encoding zinc finger protein 271-like codes for MEVSEESEELSEVEEKHHDKPGEKPLSRSKTKKTFLKKRRAKKSTTCTQCGQSLSTKQHLERHMRVHTGEKPFTCNQCGKSFTRSEYLKEHMRIHTGEKLFTCDQCGKSFSQSAHLKEHMMIHTGEKPFTCDQCGKSFKRKPYLRQHMRVHTGEKPFTCDQCGKRFTQSSYLKIHMRIHTGVKPFTCHQCGKTFLLESALKTHLRVHTKEKPHSCSLCGKSFSWLQNLHTHQKTHTGVREYMCFECEKTFTTANCLKLHQRIHTGEKPYKCSHCDKTFSRSSNLKTHEMIHTGKKPYKCSHCDKRFSDSLYLKRHERIHTGEKPYKCSHCDNRFSQSTDLKRHERVHTREKPYKCSHCDKRFSAIANLKRHEKIHTGEKPLTCDQCEKSFSFKSHLKSHMKIHTVQTPHQHSGE; via the coding sequence ATGGAAGTGAgcgaggagagtgaagaactgagtgaagtggaggagaaacatcatgacaaacctggagaaaaacctttgagtcgctcaaagactaaaaagacatttttaaagaaaagaagagccaagaaatctacaacctgcactcagtgtggacaGAGTTTATCAACAAAACAACATCTTGAAcgtcacatgagagttcatactggagagaagccgttcacatgtaatcagtgtggaaagagcttcacAAGATCGGAATACCTTAAAGAACACATGagaatccacactggagagaagctgtttacatgtgatcaatgtgggaagagtttcagtcaatCTGCACACCTTAAAGAACACAtgatgatccacactggagagaagccattcacatgcgatcagtgtgggaagagctttaAACGAAAACCATATCTTAGACagcacatgagagttcacactggagagaagccattcacatgtgatcagtgtgggaagagatTTACGCAATCATCATACCTTAAAattcacatgaggatccacactggagtgAAGCCTTTCACATGTCATCAGTGTGGCAAAACATTTCTTCTGGAATCAGCTCTGAAGACACACCTGAGAGTTCATACgaaggagaagccacattcatgttctttgtgtggaaagagtttttcatgGCTGCAAAATTTACATACACAtcagaaaacacacactggtgtgagagagtacatgtgctttgagtgtgagaagactttcACTACAGCAAACTGTTTAAAACtgcaccagagaattcacactggagaaaaaccttacaagtgttcacactgtgacaagacaTTCAGTCGGTCAtcaaatctgaaaacacatgagatgatccacactggaaagaaaccttacaagtgttcacactgtgacaagagattcagtgattcattgtatctgaaaagacatgagaggatccacactggagaaaaaccttacaagtgttcacactgtgacaacagATTCAGTCAGTCAACAGATCTGAAAAGACATGAGAGGGTCCACACtagagaaaaaccttacaagtgttcacactgtgacaagagattcagtgcgATAGCAAATCTAAAAAGACATGAgaagatccacactggagagaagccgctcacgtgtgatcagtgtgaaaagagtttctcttttaaaagtcacctgaagtcacacatgaagatccatacAGTGCAGACACCACATCAGCACAGTGGAGAATAA
- the LOC137016970 gene encoding protein translocase subunit SecA-like yields MEASGKLLSSRLLSLIKNRQWRKDDVVKLFKALVEQYNGKNEDFHTWMLRILHQVEIHKISVSDLTVNDKIVDHVETKINNIAKNTGEITLDEIVKEICEQADIDKQTMAEVKDIVSSVSKCLSASRAPHLKGIQQHLFKLCKAVEKTMKYKPRLTQMVSWCILVLSKSSRLIQVLTGEGKTCIVAMFAAYQAMMRKTPDIISSSPVLAERDAEEWSAFYKELKITVDVNTNKSGDKELKKCYECQVVYGTADNFAGDFLTQRFHRRDVRPKREFQCVIVDEVDSLMMDKGPEVVYLNSNMPLMEPLNVILAEIWSIINQLKRLETGEILGPIQLFSEVLAEIIHENKNIDQLSIVQMAVDAGIMPTKPSMQMQENMANVLKQLDNASVLQMVAFLTTFVRNFPQYFFKLYEQKSDGTLRKQKEIGSAGTNKRQEISIILQGNGKCHIVHFEEDSLVKSLGEMIKKGYQSETIKEQNESRIPGLHDLINGKMQTWIENALLANEMTPGHEFIFHEGGIVPVDYECTGVVQNNMRWGEGLQQFLEMKHQTKLSNMSLITNFMSNVGLFKKYQNQIYGITGTLGDQTELDMLKKVYDGIKTCKIPSFRRRKLYELEGMVIPEEDEWVRTVCNAVQHQVTSTVYRGPRAALVICETINRAEMFHRALAKTISKDKLKLYVNNNMDNSTITDSTVQAGDVIIATNLAGRGTDLKVCESVNEAGGLFVVQTFLPLNVRVEQQAFGRTARQGSPGSAQHIICTSPFSDSVKIVKSLNKLFTILLKCLSYLISILMSSDSTENLFENALNHYLENCSSQNHEAMVSALTDLLAMKSSSSQDLEEAKEARNIMVKIRLSRFLEKEIPKITKQEKLFSVYLDVLDDVYKDGVFSDQRDVIVSCLHECWGLWFLMYFNDGTSIETLMKQLKEDLSNAKQKLLNKQSPSTMVYYYIRSGNNLREKGCLAESIEMYTKALEDGVCWEFIPLYNRALATVMKKDGGYIAKALADLDMAGKAIDLYKSKLARILTCVKPPSQDKTLLTKQFQVKFMIADLLKKNIQDAVMELKKAERKGGHMSLTGHKIFLDIDFVMRHASSIEGEGNQPEDIFQRTVELKRSIDELKSEFNRNHQTLTKLIKDLNDITDELESMHKNTTTGSLVGSSIGAAGGIAALAGLALTPFTFGASLVLTGVGAATGIAGGVTGGASNITNMIKQKNLRVTIEKIINDFLSTIHPMIELLSTIGNIMMKIEDKKKTLKQHEFQRAERGTADILRIASLGEMCANAATKILANMKAVNAMCATAQAFKSIRTAAVFTGALSVVSLASDVYSIVQDSTELSEMNQPAHRRKAEEIRSETLKFILQVKEMAAQFKISVDIIKYTIDAFKSI; encoded by the exons atggaaGCGTCAGGAAAACTGCTGTCATCAAGACTGCTTTCCTTGATTAAGAACAGACAATGGAGAAAAGATGATGTTGTTAAGTTGTTTAAAGCGCTTGTGGAGCAATATAATGGCAAGAATGAGGATTTTCACACATGGATGTTGAGAATCCTTCATCAAGTGGAGATTCACAAAATAAGTGTGTCAGATTTGACAGTGAATGATAAGATTGTGGATCATGTTGAGACAAAAATTAATAACATAGCCAAAAACACTGGTGAGATAACACTGGATGAGATTGTGAAGGAAATCTGTGAACAAGCAGATATTGATAAACAGACTATGGCAGAAGTGAAAGATATTGTGTCCTCTGTGTCCAAATGTTTATCAGCTTCTAGAGCACCACATCTAAAAGGAATACAGCAACATTTGTTTAAGCTCTGCAAAGCCGTAGAAAAGACAATGAAATATAAACCTCGACTGACTCAGATGGTGAGCTGGTGCATTCTTGTTCTTTCTAAATCAAGTCGGCTCATTCAGGTTTTAACAGGAGAAGGAAAGACGTGCATTGTGGCAATGTTTGCAGCTTATCAGGCCATGATGCGAAAAACCCCTGACATCATCTCCAGTTCTCCTGTACTCGCTGAAAGAGACGCTGAAGAATGGTCTGCATTTTATAAGGAACTCAAAATCACTGTTGACGTCAACACAAATAAATCAGGAGACAAAGAGCTGAAGAAGTGCTATGAATGCCAGGTGGTTTATGGTACAGCAGACAATTTTGCAGGAGATTTTCTGACACAGCGCTTCCACAGAAGAGATGTGAGACCTAAGAGAGAGTTTCAGTGTGTGATAGTGGACGAGGTGGACTCGCTGATGATGGACAAAGGTCCTGAAGTGGTCTATCTGAATAGTAACATGCCTCTCATGGAACCGTTGAATGTAATACTGGCTGAAATTTGGTCGATCATCAACCAGCTGAAGCGTTTAGAAACTGGAGAGATTTTAGGGCCCATTCAGCTCTTCTCTGAGGTTCTGGCTGAAATCatacatgaaaataaaaacatagaTCAACTCAGTATTGTGCAGATGGCTGTGGATGCAGGAATTATGCCTACAAAACCCTCAATGCAAATGCAAGAAAACATGgcaaatgttttaaaacaacTAGATAATGCAAGTGTTTTGCAAATGGTGGCATTTTTAACCACGTTTGTGAGAAATTTCCCTCAGTATTTCTTCAAACTATATGAGCAAAAGTCTGATGGGACATTAAGGAAACAAAAAGAAATCGGTTCTGCAGGTACAAACAAAAGGCAAGAAATATCAATTATTCTCCAAGGAAATGGAAAATGTCATATTGTTCACTTTGAGGAAGACTCTCTAGTAAAGTCATTGGGTGAAATGATTAAAAAGGGTTATCAGTCTGAGACAATAAAGGAACAAAACGAATCTCGTATTCCAGGCCTTCATGATCTCATTAATGGTAAGATGCAAACTTGGATTGAAAATGCTTTGCTAGCCAACGAAATGACTCCGGGCCATgaatttatttttcatgaaggTGGAATCGTTCCTGTCGATTATGAATGCACTGGTGTTGTGCAGAACAACATGAGATGGGGGGAAGGACTTCAGCAGTTCCTGGAGATGAAACACCAAACTAAACTGTCCAACATGAGTCTAATCACAAACTTCATGTCTAATGTGGGATTATTCAAGAAATACCAAAACCAGATCTATGGAATCACAGGAACTTTGGGAGACCAAACAGAGCTTGATATGCTGAAGAAGGTCTACGATGGCATTAAGACCTGCAAGATTCCCTCATTTAGACGAAGGAAACTTTATGAGCTTGAAGGCATGGTGATACCTGAAGAGGACGAGTGGGTCAGGACAGTCTGTAATGCCGTTCAGCATCAAGTGACCTCCACAGTTTATCGAGGTCCACGAGCAGCTCTCGTCATCTGTGAAACAATCAATCGTGCAGAAATGTTTCATAGGGCCCTTGCAAAGACCATCTCAAAAGACAAACTAAAGCTCTATGTGAATAATAACATGGATAACTCTACAATAACAGATTCAACAGTCCAAGCTGGAGATGTCATCATTGCAACTAATCTAGCAGGTCGAGGTACAGATCTAAAGGTCTGTGAAAGTGTAAATGAGGCAGGAGGACTGTTTGTGGTGCAAACCTTCTTACCTCTGAACGTCCGTGTTGAACAGCAAGCCTTCGGACGAACAGCTCGCCAAGGGAGTCCAGGATCCGCTCAACACATCATATGCACCAGTCCTTTCTCTGACTCTGTAAAAATAGTGAAGAGCCTGAACAAACTTTTCACCATCTTACTCAAATGTCTGAGCTATCTAATATCTATACTGATGTCATCTGATTCCACAGAGAATTTGTTTGAGAATGCACTCAATCATTACCTTGAAAATTGCAGCTCTCAGAATCATGAGGCAATGGTCTCTGCCCTAACAGACCTCTTAGCCATGAAATCATCCTCATCACAAGATCTGGAAGAGGCAAAAGAAGCCAGGAACATTATGGTGAAAATCAGACTCTCAAGGTTCCTTGAAAAAGAAATTCCAAAAATCACAAAACAGGAAAAGCTTTTTTCTGTTTACCTTGATGTTTTGGATGACGTTTATAAAGATGGTGTTTTTTCAGACCAACGTGATGTAATTGTGTCCTGTCTTCATGAGTGTTGGGGTTTGTGGTTCCTGATGTACTTTAATGATGGAACATCTATTGAGACACTGATGAAACAGCTGAAGGAGGACTTGTCAAATGCGAAGCAGAAACTTTTGAATAAACAGTCCCCATCCACTATGGTCTACTATTACATCAGGTCTGGAAACAATCTCCGTGAGAAGGGATGCCTTGCAGAGAGCATTGAGATGTACACCAAAGCTTTGGAGGACGGTGTTTGCTGGGAGTTTATTCCTCTCTATAATCGTGCACTGGCCACTGTTATGAAGAAAGATGGTGGTTATATTGCTAAAGCACTAGCTGACCTTGATATGGCTGGAAAGGCTATAGATTTATACAAGTCAAAACTGGCACGGATTCTGACTTGTGTAAAGCCACCAAGTCAAGATAAGACTTTGCTTACCAAACAGTTTCAAGTTAAGTTTATGATTGCAGACCTTCTCAAGAAGAACATTCAAGATGCTGTAATGGAGTTGAAGAAGGCTGAAAGAAAAGGAGGACATATGAGCCTGACTGGACATAAAATTTTTTTGGACATAGACTTTGTAATGAGGCATGCAAGCAGTATAGAAG GTGAAGGAAATCAACCAGAAGACATTTTTCAAAG GACAGTTGAACTGAAAAGAAGCATTGATGAACTAAAATCAGAATTTAACAGAAATCATCAAACTCTGACAAAACTAATAAAGGATCTGAATGACATCACTGATGAACTTGAATCCATGCACAAGAACACTACGACGGGCAGTTTGGTAGGATCATCAATAGGAGCAGCAGGAGGAATCGCAGCACTAGCAGGTCTGGCTTTGACCCCATTCACATTTGGTGCTTCTTTAGTTCTTACTGGTGTTGGTGCTGCCACTGGAATAGCAGGAGGAGTCACAGGTGGAGCATCTAACATCACTAACATGATCAAGCAGAAAAACCTACGTGTGACTATTGAGAAGATCATCAATGATTTCCTGAGCACAATCCACCCAATGATTGAGCTTCTGAGTACAATTGGTAACATCATGATGAAAATAGAAGAtaaaaagaagacattaaagcAGCATGAATTTCAGAGAGCTGAAAGAGGTACTGCAGACATTTTAAGGATTGCATCTCTAGGGGAAATGTGTGCAAATGCTGCCACAAAAATCCTTGCGAATATGAAGGCTGTCAATGCAATGTGTGCGACTGCACAGGCTTTCAAATCTATCCGTACGGCAGCAGTTTTCACGGGCGCACTCTCAGTTGTGTCTCTTGCTTCTGATGTTTACAGTATTGTTCAAGATTCAACAGAGCTCTCTGAAATGAATCAACCAGCACACAGGAGAAAAGCAGAAGAAATCAGATCAGAAACGCTGAAATTCATTCTTCAGGTGAAAGAAATGGCTGCTCAGTTTAAGATTAGTGTggatataattaaatataccATAGACGCTTTTAAGAGTATTTAA